The sequence below is a genomic window from bacterium.
GGGGAGTATTGCACCGCGTACGAGTCTTTAACATAGTCCTCGCTCGTCCTCTCGTTCGAAAGCCAAGGGTTCCGCTCATACATCCCGGATATCTCCAGGCTCGTCTTGAACGATAACGACCTCTGCGCAAAAGACGTCGTAAACAGACCAAGAGGCAGCGATGCCGCCAAAACAAATACTGTTACTTTGAAGTTCATGCTTGCTCCACGTCCCGATGAATGCTCAGTTGCCATACAACTTCCACTTTGCCGGTCCGTGCTCGTTAGACCCTAATGTTAATGCCACTCACCGCTCATAACTGCGGATGACCTGAAAGATACATCGTAAAGCCCGTCGCCCGGTTCTGCAAGATGGCTAAGCGGGTTTGACAAACATAACGCCTCGACCTTTGCTCAAAACAGAACGCGACAGCTCTTGCCCCGGACTCGAAGAGAAACCTGCCGCCAGTTAGATGCGCAGCGATTATTCCTGGGACTTGTGCTCCTTCGAAAAACGCTTCTGTTCCCCCTCGGGCGTGAAGGAGTAGCTGCGAGACGAGAAAACAAGCCCCGTCTTACCCTCAAAACCCTTTGCGATGAGGATACCTCTTGACCTCAAACTGTTGGTGAGGCGCTGTATCACATGTTGCCTCGCCTCCTCGCTGGTCTCAGGTAGGAGCAACAGAATAGACGGGTGCTGAAAGGTGATTAGGTCGGAGCCCCTTATGTTCGGGCGAATGATGCGCAGGATCATCTTGGTCAACTCGGCGTCCTGCGCAACTCCGAACTCAGCCCGCGCCTGAGCGAGGTCCTCGAGGTTTATTTTCACCATCGAGACAGACCTGCTGTACCTCATCGCCCTGTCGAGCTCCTCCTTCACTCGCACCGCGAAATACGCCGCTGTCTGGCAGCCATATTCCACGTCCAGCGGCGGTGATGCGAGGTCCGCCTCCTCCCATACCTTGCCGAGAAAGGAGCGAACGTCGCGCGCCACCATGTCTCGACTGACCCCGGCCGCCTCCAATGGCGCCTCAGCTTCGGCCGCCTTGACCTCCTGCTTCGCCAACGCCTCCTCTCTAACCTTGAGGCCCATGTCGATCAGCGAAAGCAGTTCCCTGTAGGAATAAGGCTTCTTCAGGAGCGCATCGAACACGTCCCCCGGATAGTGCTCCCTTAACGCATAGGGACTGCTGCCCGTAACCAGTATGCAATATGTATTTAAGCCGAGGGATTTAACCTGCGTGATCAGGTCAATGCCATTCATCACCGGCATCGAGAAATCAGTCAAGAGCAGGTCACAGTCGTTCTCCTTGATGAACGCGAGCGCCTGCCTGGGCGAGACGAATGTCTGGATGTCGCACTCTGATCTCTCGAGTCGCAGGATATCCGCAGTGAGGTCGAGCATGGTTTCGTTGTCGTCAACACAGACTATCCGGACCATCTTTTCACCGACCAAACCTAATTAACTCAGCAACATTCACTTTCTCACTCCAATCCTCGGGCTCAGGGGAACACTAAACCCGTAAAGAGCCTTATGCACCGGGCGGATCGCAAAGCTGGCAAGACAGATAGCTGTCCGCAACAGAAGCCCACGCTCCGCAATTTGCCCGCCTCATGTAGGATAATATGTCTCAAACCTGTCGCAAGTGTCAAGCTCGCCAAGAAAAGAACTGTATTGGGGCGTAAGGCTCGAGGCGGGTCCGTTTGAGTGGGTGGCTTGACGCAGTTTTGCTCTGCTGCTGGGTCCGCTTGTCAACAACCTTGCAATCGTGACTCCAAGATGTAGCATCACGTCGTTGTTCTACTGTTGAGGGTATCAGCGAATGAGCGTTCTTTTGCCGGGTTATCTTTACTTGCCCATGATGCAATAACTACTGGTGAAGGAGTATATGCAGCGATGACAGCTGACGATCTATTCTGGATAGCCCCGATCGGGTCTGCCCTGGGGCTCATCTTTGCATACGTATTTTACCGCCAGATCATGAAGAAGGCCGAGGGCGATCCTGAGATGATCAGGATCGCCGGTTACGTGCGCAAAGGCGCGATGGCCTACTTAAAACAGCAGTATAAAGTAGTGGCTGTGTTTTTTGTCTGTGCGGGTCTGGGCTTTGGCGTCCTTGCCCTCCTGAACATGCAATCCAAGTGGGTCCCGTTTGCTTTCTTCACGGGTGGTTTTTTCTCTGGGCTCTCGGGCTTCATAGGCATGAAAACCTCCACGAACGCCGCAGCAAGGACGACGTTTGCGGCGAAGCAGTCGCTCAATCAAGGACTTAATGTTGCATTCCGCGCTGGCGCCGTGATGGGCTTGACCGTTGTGGGTCTGGGGCTTCTGGACATCAGCCTGTGGTTCATAGTGCTCAGGAAACTGATGGGCTACAACCTCCACGTCGTTACGACCACGATGCTCTGCTTCGGGATGGGTGCGAGCTCCCAGGCGCTGTTCGCGAGGGTCGGCGGCGGCATCTTTACTAAGGCCGCAGACGTGGGGGCTGATCTAGTTGGGAAAATCGAGGC
It includes:
- a CDS encoding response regulator translates to MVGEKMVRIVCVDDNETMLDLTADILRLERSECDIQTFVSPRQALAFIKENDCDLLLTDFSMPVMNGIDLITQVKSLGLNTYCILVTGSSPYALREHYPGDVFDALLKKPYSYRELLSLIDMGLKVREEALAKQEVKAAEAEAPLEAAGVSRDMVARDVRSFLGKVWEEADLASPPLDVEYGCQTAAYFAVRVKEELDRAMRYSRSVSMVKINLEDLAQARAEFGVAQDAELTKMILRIIRPNIRGSDLITFQHPSILLLLPETSEEARQHVIQRLTNSLRSRGILIAKGFEGKTGLVFSSRSYSFTPEGEQKRFSKEHKSQE